Part of the Schistocerca cancellata isolate TAMUIC-IGC-003103 chromosome 9, iqSchCanc2.1, whole genome shotgun sequence genome is shown below.
GTACATTATGGAGGTTGTCTGTATATATAGTTACGGAAGCAGCAGAGAACAAAGTTAGACTTACTAAATGATTAGCTCATCAGAACTTCTAGGTGTGTCACAATTTTTTAAGCAATACATTCTTTCCAAACGACGTATCTATAATGGGATGCATCTAGATCTACTTTTATACTCCACTCCATATGCCGCCCTCTTGTTTCTAGTAGAGAGTACTTATGGGACACTGATTGTAGGAATGCGATTATAATGGAAGGAGTAGGAGAAACTGTTGTGGCAATATATGGGCTTGGTAGTTGCAATTAGGACGAGAAAAGTTACCTGAGTTGTGCAATAAACTTCAGCTAATGATAGTGTATGCtactttcagttagattacttcatggtcaggcaGATGGAATGTATTCGATTTGAGGATGATGAGGTGTTATTGGCAGACAGCGAAAGAACTATAATCGGAatatgaaaaaaattgaataaacacCTGTGAAGAATTCGGAATGAAGATTAAGGAGAAAAAGACCAAATGTATGATAATAAGTGCAGGAGCAGTAAGAACTATAAAGCTATAATAGGAACACATAAACCAAGTTAGCGCTTTCAAATATCTGGAAAGCACAGTCACAGTAGACATGCGAATTAATAATGAGGCGAAAACGCATACAGCCATTGCTAAGGAGGAATTTTAAAAAGAACAAGACCCTTTTATGCGGGTGAATGGACAAGGGACTGAAGAAGTGACTAACGTGATGATTTATATGGAGCATGTCACTATAAGGAGCTAAGACATGGACACGGAAAAAAGAGAAAGTAGGAGGAAGTTGGAAAGGATAAAATGAGTAGACAGAGTGAGAACTGACAatgtgggaagagagaaaaaaataaggATAGTAAGAAGAAGACACACGATTGCCTTTGCGATATTTTTTCATGATTGGGGTTCATAGTCATATAGTATCCAACATCATAATCGCCTTTactatagaaattatttatttcattattgcagTTTCgcttttgggccattttcaagtagtaCTACGAACAGTTTTGCTTCgtcacatgtcagactttaaaactGATGTGTGTATAATGCTGCTGGATTAAAAACTGACATGATGGTGAAGCAAAATAATTTGCGGTACCACTTAATAATGGCCCAAAGCCCGACACTTCTATcgtgaaatgaataatttctgcAGTGAGTGGAGAATATGAGGTCCTTCATAAAATTTTCGTGGACATTGCTGAGAACGGATAGTTTACTGTTGGATGTTATGGAAGAAACGATGAATAGAAGAAGAATAGATTGCGGAAGGTACGAGATGATGGATAGTACCACAGTAGAAAACAATTATCAGAAAATGAAGAGGGTAACAACTGACAGAGCTAGAAGGAGAGCTCGTTTGAACACCTGTCGTTGGGCAAAATACTGACGATGCTGGTTGCATAACCCTGAATACTGAACATTCCTTCTTCGACATTCTCTAAATTTTGAAGTGGGACACTGAATTTGTGAAATAGTTAACGATTACACTCACATACGCCAACTGTGTAGTGGATTAATTTTGTGCTAAAACGGCGATTAGCCCTCCCTCCCCTGTCGTCAAATGGAGTCTCCTGGTGGAATGTTCCGATTACACTGAGAATGGTATTTTGACACTCCCATATTCAGTTGCCACACGTTAAGTGGAAGATGGCACCTCGCGCGAAGTAGCACacgttcattgttttttttttctgattttcaggTGTCCGGATCTCTGCTGGGTTCGAACGCACAGGCAGTGGGCCTCGCCAATGACAACTACGACCCACCAGGTGGTCTCGCCGTGACGGTGACTGGCTGGGGAGCCACGTACACCGACGGACCGTCCGCCAACAGTCTGCTCAAGGTGGACATCAGCATCTTGGACCGCAACACGTGCAGGAACACCTTCGCCAACATCAACACTGTGACCGACCGCATGGTGTGCGCCGGCCAGGCCGGAAAGAGCGTCTGCAGCGGAGACTCTGGTGGTCCCCTGGTCAGTGGAAGCACCCAGGTGGGCATCGTCTCCTGGGGCAGTTCAAGGTGCGAGGCCACCCCAGGTGTCTTCTCCAACGTCGGCAACCTGCGTTCCTGGATCCGATCTGCATCTGGCGTCTAAGGACTCTGGGCTCTCTACTGTCCTGGGTTCCATCACTGGAATATGTAATCCGAACAAAATGTTTATATGCAATTAATTTGGCCTTTTAAATAAATAATCCGAGAAACGCAAGCGTCtccttgttttatttgttttagcgTAATTCTTTCGTTCTGTAGGACGTATTGCCAACTGGAGACAACACACTGAAGACGAGGTACGCGAATTACTGACAATTGTCTATGGAAAACTTCTTCATCTACGCGTTAATAAATGAACGGGAAATAAATTAATCTTTCGGTGAGTTTATAGTGCTGAGGTattctttgttttgtgttgtgtgacAACTGATTACAGGTATTAACATCAGAAAGTAGCTAATCTTTCAGCTTCTCTCATTTGTAAGTATGCTTTTATGAATGTTTCTTGGCAGGCCGATAAAGGCAACTTCATTAGAGCGCCAATCTAGACATTTGTGCAGGGGGTCACTACCATATGAGAAAACAAGGCATGCCTCATTGTCCATGTCTCAACTAATGTTCGTCAGTAAGCTTTATAGTGATAAAAGTGATAGTCAGTTGAGGAGGTCAATCAACCTGGTAGAGCGTTCCGACATTAAATCGATACAGTTGCCTTCGAAGGAAACAAATAACCGTAGTAAATTGCTCAAGAACCCTGGCAGCCGAACTGCCTTGTGATATGCCGAGTTACAACTATTTATCTGACTAGTGCCCCGGTACTGGCCCTGTAGCAATCACAACATGTGTGAAGACTAGCGATACAGAGTATGTCTAAAGAGAATTTCGAGTTCAGTTTATCACCATGCATTCTGTGTATCGCTGCTTATTTAGGATCGGATAATGTCTGTTAAGCCGAAAACAATTGTCCTCCTAATTAAAATGTTACTGCTTGATAATTATTAACGAACGATTGACAGTAGCTGAGGAACAACTGACAATTGCTACGAAACTTACAATTAGTATGGAGTTCCCGATCAAACATAGTAAAGGGAAATGTTGAGAGCGGGACGTGTTAAGTGCAGGAAAGTTTGTGTACAAACACTCTGAATGCAGTCGACAGTGCATGCGGTATCGTGTTTGGCTATGGTTACTGAAGAACCGGTTAGTCTGACATTCCATGTTGTGTGGCATCTTGTCTACATACCATCatctgtgacccatcgctcgtgcgccgactataacaccacattgaaactcacttaaatcttggtaaggtGCCATTGTAGTATGCAGTAATAGATCTAACAACTCTGCCAGACTCTTGCTGCCATACATTAGCGTTGCCGAAGCGCAGCTCCATGTTCTgtgtgtttacatatccctgtatttcaaTACGGGTGACAGTTTCTTTGTCTCGTTAGTGTATGTATAAATATTTAAGCATCTTCCCTAAAATCATGGAAACTCTAAATCAATAATGATAGTCAGAATTAAAGGAAGGTAACTGTAAATGTAGGACAGCTAGATGTAAATGtaagaaaatttgtaaaaaatttccatcttattgcaaaaatattgttgatataacAGAATATCATTTGTTAATGAATTTTGTATATGTAATCACCTGACGAAACTACAATCCTTCGGTCATAACACTGGTTCTTCAGTTGCTCTGGGAGATGCCTTATGACAATCATAATGTGtgaaacattagttcactttatcATATGGATATAAAATGAGTTAGGTAACATTATACAGTCCATCGACACAGGAGAGTGTCGAATTAGTTCAACAGTTTTTGAATAAATACAGCATCATTTGATTCTTAAAATTATAAACTCTTCTCTTTAAGTACAAAATCGACATTTACGAAAGACACGTTCCACCAGAGACTTGCGTAGAACTGGTGTCCTTCCTAGATCATGTTAACTGCTTAATTGGAGGTCACAAACTGGGTCAGGGTGAGTCCATCCCTTGTTCTACGTCGACCACATTTCTATGGCCCTGTGGTGGTGAGGGAGACGACGTGTATTCTGGAGCGCCCTCTGCTCGTTGTTGTAGAAATTAATATCTGTGGTATCTACATTCCCTGAAATTTAAGATTTGCACTGCTACCATTCAACTTTGAACAAGCATTGTGAATTAGCTAAATGTTCAGCAGGCTTACAGCCTGCAGTGACAATATCACCCAACTCTGAGGATTTTTATCTATTTGCGGTGTAATGTGTAATCAATTAAATTTCGGTCATGCAGCCATGCAAACACTGCATCTTCGAGTAATATTTCGGCTGTGTATCGTCTGGGTATCCTCGGAACGAGTCGACAGACTGACAACAAGGTGCCTGTCGTGACATTATAAGCTCCACTGCGGCTCTACTGCGTCCGCTGGTTACAGATGCTAGTCGGTGGCTAAGAGGCACTCCTACACACGCGCCACCTGTTGTGAAAGCGTTCAGATattcgatttgcttatcgatgtataTTCGGCGGCGGTAACACCTTGACGACTAACCTGGAACTTAAGTACACGGAGAGGGCAATTCCATCCCTTATGCAAATTAAAACCATCATCCCTACGTACTGAGTTGAAGGTTAATCTAATGTttctgaaatatttgaaaacaggtccccaaaaggaagaggtggatgataAAATCTTCATGTCACTGTACTTCATGAAAAGACCCGTACCTATACAAGTTTGTGACAGAACACTGCATACATACGGGTCACCTGCTGAACTATAGTGACGTGAATATTTTGACATCGTCTTCTTCCTTTTAGGATTCTATTTTCCAAGAAGTCAAAGAATTAGTTTAACAGTTAACTTAATAAATAGGGAAAATTGTTTTAATTGGCATAAGGCAGGTAATCCTACACTCGGTGTAATTAAAATCCAGAGAATTGCCGCTAGTGTAGGTGTACCTCTTTGGCTCCGACCAGGATCTGTCACCAGCGTACGCAGTACCGCCGTGGTGGAGCATATAAAACAGCGCTAGGCAGATTGTCGTTAGTGTTAATACCCCTCTGACGATGGCCGCACAATACGCGGCCGAAACAGAATTTTAAGGAGTAGTATTTGGGCGGCTGTTCCAGAAATTTACTGAAGTATCGTCTAAATAATTTGTATATGTTGAAAGTGTTTATGCTAACACTTTCAGGAATCACTGAAAAATTGCAGCATCTGAAGCACTTACAAACGGTAGTCTTAGAAACTCAAACAAACCTAAGTGAATTTTTACTATTGCTCGTCCAGCGGTAGTTCTACACACACCACTCTTAAATGTAGTTGTGAAAAGTTGCTGCCCTCTCCCAGTCTGTGAATTTGTTCTTCTGGATGTGGAAGAGCAATAGAATCCATGACAGGTTGCGGGCTTTCTGTTGCTTTATATTCAGAACAGAAACACAATCCACCTGATGGCTTCTTCAGAATGAAAGAGTTGTGGTCATTGTTTGCAATTAATTGGTTTTCACAGTgcattcacattcgggaggacgacggttcaaacctggatACCGCCATCTagatttagtttttccatgatttccttaaattgcttcaggcaaatgccaggatggtactTTTGAAAGCGCATAgcccatttccttttccattctttccTAATCCTGTCttacgctctgtctctaatgacctcgttgtcgacgggacgttaaaccactAATATCCACTTTCGCTCCtccatctttgcactcctgagcgACCAGTTCACAGCTTGCAACGGGGCTGGCCGTGCACAAAAAGTTCGTGGCTGTGCATTGTCCTTCACAGCTGCGTATGCTTCAAAGTCTCTACCCCTTCCTATACCTGGTTCAGACATTTCATTACTCTTACTACAGAAGTCAGAAACAATTTTGCGAGGTACAGGAACACCGAATTGTGACATACAGTACTGAATGCACAGGTTGAACAGATCAAACATctctaacaaaaatattttcactgtcttCAGAATAAGGAACATGAAAAGAGACACACTTTGTCTCTCTCTGATACATTTCTGGCAAACCAGACACGGCAAGGACTTGAATTTCATGCAGATTGTAGGCAGTCAGAAATAGGCTACGTGGGCTAGCAGTTCTGTCACACGTGTCTTTAGTTCCCTGGGAGACAGAAGCACCAGTGTCCAACTGGCTATTTTTTCCACTCGCAACTCAACAAAAAGTGGCAGTCCGATGTCCGGCTTGCGCGTGAGTGGGTGGCGAGGCCCTTCACTTACACACCTGTTGGCAGAGTAGCTGCGACCGCAGTGGCTCTCACGTGACAGCGGCTGAAACCCGGACCTTGCTTACTACGCGAACACACTAACTGAATGTGGCAGGCGGGTCCACATCGAACGTAATTTGCATTAGGACAAGAACAGTACTTCCAAACCTCTTCAAAAAGCACTGCGGACATGATTTCGTCACATAATTTTGTAGGAAACGCCATTTACCACGAGAGTGACACCGTAGTTTTCACTTGTACCGCTTTTACTGTTTGTCTGACTTTTATTTTGAAACACCTGAACACTGATTTTCACTAGAGACTGAGCGTGTGGAGCACTCTGAACGACTGAAATACACGGAGGCTCTAAAGAATCTCTGTTGACTGCACAACTGTTTGAGTCCACAACAGAAAGAACTGATTTAATATCAGGGAGTAGCCTTTTGAACATAGCATCGAGAATCAGTGTGTCTGATACTCTTCGTGTGATAGCATTCAGATGTCTGACACCACTGCTGTTAATTCCACAAGAATGTCTAAGGTTCAAATGCGTGGTTAGACACCAGATTTCTGCGCTGCACTGTTTGACCGTCAGGGCAGGCTGTTGCTTAAAAAACCGCGCAGTTTCTACGATTTTGACTACGACAAGTTCATCCACTAACTGGACAACATCGTCGTACGAGACTTTCTTGGGAGCAGTTCCGGTGCACTACACAGAGGCGATCCGCGACTGGACCAATGGTGGGCAACAAGTAAGCTTTGCCCTGCGTCTTTGTTATTTTGTAGCCAGGGAAGTGGGCCTGCGATTGCCCAGTTGAGTCCGACCATCCTGCATCCTGGCTGTGGTATGGGCGAAATCTGGGAGCAGCTACCAGCGGGGTGCTGCTTGTTTGTTTATTAAAGATGTTATCTGGCTGTCAGTGAGCAGCAGGCGTTCAACCAGATGATCCTGAAAGTGTCCAGTATCGCTTAGAGCTATTCCTGTGGCTGCTCATACATAGTGAAATATTCTAAGACACACTGTAACCCGATTGAAGAAACGTagggcagcagaaatgagaaaacttAGGGCAGCAGCAATCAGGAACAATACATTTACATCTCGCATACAGGGAAGACGGCAGGCGAAAAAAACCGATCGGGTTAGGCGGGACTTCTCGTTGCCACTTTTTAAGACGTGACGTAACTACAATCGTCTGGTCATAACTGTGGGTCCTTTGATTGCTCTGGTAGACAGTTGAGcggaactacaacatatgaaatatatgTTCACTTTAGTGCATGAATGATAATTATAGAATCCATTGACACATGAGAGTTTCGAATGTGAACTATTGTCTTTGATCTGTAAAGTATCAATTTATGCACACAATTAAAAAGTCTTCTCTTGAACTACAAGTACAACATTTACAGCAGTACATCAACACCTGAGACTTGAATAGCACTGTCTTCCTAACTCAATAATGATATGTGCTTCATGATAGCTCGTTTCAAATACAAGCAGAGCTGAGTCCAAGCTTGTCTCTGTTCCGTGCAACGGCGCGGCGATGTTGAGAGGGCTTATCTTCAGAGCCACCTGGCATCTACCATTAGAACCGCACCGAGACATCTCTTTTGGCTGTCGTATCGGTGTGGCATCGCGATCTTTGGCTGATACCACAATATAACCTTGTATACACATTACAGCTTCAAGTGTATGACTTGCAAAGACCGAAATATCTATGTATTACACCAGTACCCTGTAATCCATCCAGAGACAAATCTTTGTGTCGCGCGGGAGCTCAGCGTGTTTAGCAAGAGGGCaacttgccctctgtaattaaaaaaatctGCACCTTTGATTACCAATCAAGACCTCTTGGGCCCACCGTTCGAAGACGTCAGCTGCTTAAATGTTGTATAAAAATTATCAGCAAaggcagccgaagacttctggaATAAGAATTCACTCTGTTTCCTTCAAAGGCCTTGCcaagagggaggaggagcagacAGTGGTTCTGGGCAATTTCTTGCCTTTACATTTTGAATCTGCGCCCAAAAGGCGGTAAAATCAGCAATGATCCACAGTATAGGGATCCAGAAATCCATGGAatccattgcattaaagacaaataatgtgtatccacaggatgtgTGGCCTGACTTGAAAAAGTGTCTTGATCATGTTCCCTTTGGTAAAAAATtccagactagtcccccattcagatatctgggaggggactgccaaggacgATGTGACAATGGGAATAACGTTGAATTACCAATGAAAgggtaatgttctacgagtcggggtgtggaaagtCATAAGTTTGTATGTGTTAGGAATGCTAGAAAATCTGATACGTGGAAGGTTAAGGCTCGATCTACATATAGGGGGAGGGAATTAACTCAAAGGGGAAAAACAATTATTTATGGTCAAATAAGTTAAAGATATAtgaacagcagtagaaaattgttTAATGGGGTATGGTTCGTTATGcataggaaggtaggtcagagagtgAGTTATAGTGAACAGTTAAGTGCTAGGGCTGTTATCGTCAGAATTATCAAACCTACAACAACAGATCTGGTATAAATCCAGATGCtgaaaggaagagatgaagatagaAAGATAGTTTATGGGGATAATGAACGGGTTATTCAATACAcaaagggagtgaaaaattaatagtcatggaagACAGACATGTTGTTATAGGGGAAGTAGGAGAAGAAAGGTTGACGAGAGAATATGAGCTCCGTAATggaaatgagagaagagaaagactaattgagttctccgTTATATTCAGCAACTATTAGCGAatgctgtgttcaagaatcacaagaagaggaggtgtaTTTGTTAAAGGTGTGGAGATCTGGGAGGAATTCGTTTAGACTACGTGATGTTCGAAAGCagttagaaagaaaaagaaaggtacAACAAAGGTAGTTGCAAAGAAACCATCGATAAGAGAAGAAATACCTCGGTTTATCGACATAAGATGGAATGAAAGAAATATGCAGGGAATTTCAGAAATAGGGGGATACAAGTCACTCACTAATGAAAAAATGGGCACTGCagtgaagctaaggcgaaataagtggaaggagtacattggaGGCCCCTTTGAGCGAGAGGAATAGTCTGATAACGTGATGGGAAAGAGACATGTGGTCCGGtaatagagtcagaatttaaaagagctttagtgGACTTCAGATCAAGTAACGAAGAAGGGTAGGTAACTTTCCGTCAAAGTCACAAAAATCACTGAAAGCAGTGTCAGCAAGACGACCATTCACTTTTGCTTTTATAATGTATAAGATTGGTGATGTACTATCAGGCTTTAGTAAagacatcatccacaaaattccgaagatagaAAAAACCGATAAGTCCGAGAACTGTCTCACAATCAATTTAATTGTTGGTACACTCAAATTTCTGACAACGatcataataaacaaaagaatagaaaagaaaacagtaTGTGTAGGATGACAATCatattggctttaggaaaggtaagggcaccagaaggTCAACATGAGGTTGCAGGTGGCACTGCAGCCAAGACTGGTGAAATAACTAGACACGTTCCTAGGTAGGGTTTTTCAACGCGGAAGAAGCGTTCGAGAATCACAAATGGTGCAAGatttacgaaattctgagaaaaataggggttaggtgtagggaaagaagggtaatataaTGTACAAGAAACAAAACGGAACAATAATACAGGAAGACAAACAGTGTTCAGATTACCGTACTGTTTAATATATACATCGATAAACAAATGGCGGACATATAAGTACGTTTCAAGTGTGGAATTAGAACTCAAGGAGAAAGGATATTACTCATATGATTTGCTGATGGCACTGCTATCTCAGTGAGAGGAAGTAGAATTATAATAGTTCGAATGAAGAACATAATGAGTTGAGGATAAAATGAAGAATGACGAAcgaaatgagaaatagtagaaatgagaatagcgagaaacttgacatctgaGTTAAGCGTTAAAGGCAGACGAACCTCAGGAATTCTTCTAACTAGGTAACAAAACAGCCCATGATGGACGGAGAAAGAAGGATGTAAAAAGTAGAGAAGCACTGGAGAAAAGGTCATTCCTGCGCAAgtcaagtctactagtatcgaacccAAGCCTTCATCtatggaacaaatttctgagactttgagtttggagtacagcattgtgtggtagtgaaatatggactgtgggaagggcgggacagaagagattcgaagcatttgagtgtGATACTACGgatgaatgttgaatattagatggacTGATATGGTGAGAAATAGACCTCCTCCACAGCATCGGAGGGAAAAGAAACATTTGGGCCACATCACTAGGGGGAGCTGCTGAGGGTAAAAAGAACAGAGGAAGACAGAACTTAGAATACATCCATATACTAATTGAGAACTAAGTTGCGAGagctgctctgaggtgaagaggttggctcagcagaggaattcgtagcgggccgcataaaaccagtttGAGAACtgataaaataaatagaaatagtTCAGTGAATGCGTCTGCTGCTCTTTCTTTGCTCCACAGAGTACACCCTTGTCAATGTTGTACACATCCCTGAACTTGGGATAAAATAGTTCAGTTGGTAGATATGTAATATTCAGTTATGTGCTATATGCATACGAATCTCCTTTCCCGGAGAACGTTTCGTGCCGCTGATTATTACAACACGATAAAATTATTGTGTCCAAACTAGTCATAATGGGTTTTAAGGTCAGAGTATTGTCGCGAGAATTGGTAAATAAACATATTGAATCAAGATGAGAATAAGTTTCTTGAAGGCGTAAACATTTTCTGAGAGTTAGTGCTATGTCGATCCTCGTTCTGATTTACACAATTTCGGAATCCCCGGGGGGGAAGATAAATAATGGTAGAAAATACGTGAAATTTGCCTTCCAAaacttaatattactgaaattcccTCCGTTTTGTGCGTTGTTCTTGCAGTTAGATTATTTTGGATTTTACAGGAAGGATTTCAATTGCAAAAGAAGTTTGATCAAAGACGAAAATCTTACTTAAGATGTAATGATAATGGAGAGATTTGTTGCAGCATGCGTGTGAGTATATATCGATACCTGCCTCTGCCAGATATCACTGAGAGGACTGCATATCTCTATCCCTGACTCAAGAACGGCGGTTACGTCCTGGATGGATCAAAGTAAGCTATCATTTGTAAAGAAAAGTATACACAGATAACTAAATGACACAGGAGGAACAGTTCTAAGAGAGAAATCTCAAATAACAGTTGTATATTATTAAAACAATTAACCCCTTTGACATCAGTCGACGAGCATTACTGTCGTGGATTTACGATTAAGAACCAAGTATCATACATTCTAAAGTATAATTATTTCCTTTTAAAGTCATACTACGAGTTGGATTCATCCTTCAGCTAGTCTCCCAAATTCTCGTATTTGCAGACGCTGCT
Proteins encoded:
- the LOC126100363 gene encoding trypsin delta-like, with amino-acid sequence MQRLAIFLVLLLSSALALPTPARLWSKGNGRIIGGSSANIANYPWQLSFQYGGSHICGASIISSNWALTAAHCVDGMSLSLISFRAGTSTRGSGGFVRSASSGYMHASYDENTVDYDVAVVQVSGSLLGSNAQAVGLANDNYDPPGGLAVTVTGWGATYTDGPSANSLLKVDISILDRNTCRNTFANINTVTDRMVCAGQAGKSVCSGDSGGPLVSGSTQVGIVSWGSSRCEATPGVFSNVGNLRSWIRSASGV